One Azospirillum sp. TSA2s genomic region harbors:
- a CDS encoding OmpA family protein → MHAGLFHEQFDTTVRGPNNAAMRLGLLFGACVWLILPVAAGAQGVPNPAMPMGPNPSECEIQAALLGTTGPNCPPVAMQRPAAPPPATPSASPPTGRPAPVTVPPLPGPAAMPAPELRAAFRVEFDFNSAVIRPESRAILDKVATVMAAAGNTRFRIVGHTDAVGGDVANLALSKKRAAAVVEYLVSKHHIRRDRLEASGMGARELLLPDQPKAAANRRVEIVNLGG, encoded by the coding sequence ATGCACGCAGGACTGTTCCACGAGCAATTTGACACGACCGTCCGCGGTCCGAACAATGCGGCCATGCGGCTCGGCCTGCTGTTCGGTGCTTGCGTCTGGCTGATCCTGCCGGTCGCGGCAGGTGCCCAGGGGGTGCCGAACCCGGCGATGCCGATGGGGCCGAATCCCAGCGAGTGCGAGATCCAGGCGGCGCTGCTCGGCACCACCGGCCCCAATTGCCCGCCGGTGGCGATGCAGCGCCCCGCCGCCCCGCCGCCGGCCACTCCCTCGGCTTCACCTCCGACCGGGCGGCCGGCGCCGGTGACGGTGCCGCCTCTGCCCGGGCCGGCGGCGATGCCGGCGCCGGAGCTGCGCGCCGCCTTCCGGGTGGAGTTCGATTTCAACTCCGCCGTCATCCGGCCGGAATCACGGGCGATCCTCGACAAGGTGGCAACGGTGATGGCGGCGGCCGGCAACACCCGCTTCCGCATCGTCGGCCACACCGACGCCGTCGGCGGCGACGTGGCGAACCTTGCCCTGTCCAAGAAGCGGGCGGCGGCGGTGGTCGAGTATCTGGTGTCCAAGCACCACATCCGCCGCGACCGGCTGGAGGCATCGGGCATGGGCGCGCGGGAACTGCTGCTGCCCGATCAGCCGAAAGCGGCGGCCAACCGGCGGGTGGAGATCGTCAATCTGGGCGGTTGA
- a CDS encoding 3'-5' exonuclease — MTVISGHAVAIDFETANETRTSACSIGVAWIEDGRVTRTEEHLIRPREMRFNSFNSAIHGIREEDVADAPEFPEVWATLRERVQGRLILAHNAAFDISVLRHTLTDYGLDWPACDYLCTVVMARRAWPTLTAHRLNHLADFLGIALDHHHAGSDAEACGRIALAAAAEMGLRGFGEIHRTGINPGRIAPGGYSPCKGGKAPPRRPRVVV; from the coding sequence ATGACCGTCATTTCCGGCCACGCCGTCGCCATCGATTTTGAAACCGCCAACGAGACCCGCACCAGCGCCTGCTCCATCGGCGTCGCCTGGATCGAGGACGGCCGCGTGACCAGGACGGAGGAGCATCTGATCCGCCCGCGCGAGATGCGCTTCAACTCCTTCAACAGCGCCATCCACGGCATCCGGGAGGAGGACGTGGCCGACGCCCCGGAATTCCCGGAGGTGTGGGCGACCTTGCGCGAACGGGTGCAGGGCCGGCTGATCCTGGCCCACAATGCCGCCTTCGACATCAGCGTGCTACGCCACACCCTGACCGACTATGGTCTGGACTGGCCGGCCTGCGACTATCTCTGCACCGTCGTGATGGCGCGGCGCGCCTGGCCGACGCTGACTGCGCACCGGCTCAACCATCTGGCCGACTTCCTGGGGATCGCGCTGGACCACCACCATGCCGGCAGCGACGCCGAGGCCTGTGGTCGCATCGCGCTGGCTGCCGCGGCGGAGATGGGGCTGCGGGGTTTTGGCGAGATCCATCGCACCGGGATCAATCCGGGCCGCATCGCCCCCGGCGGCTATTCCCCCTGCAAAGGCGGCAAGGCACCGCCCCGGCGTCCGCGCGTGGTGGTGTGA
- a CDS encoding cupin domain-containing protein — protein sequence MPDHTPIPIDSRRIADDEVGKPAVFGAILSGQPLEIHRNIFEGDYSRFRSGVWQCTPGLVAMKDWPYHEFCVLLSGRVIITPEGGVPREYKAGDALVLPMGFTGTWEILETVRKYYAVQARQPLMRRVKERVKGWLRPGAKGGRTTDAQAGAAF from the coding sequence ATGCCCGACCACACCCCCATCCCCATCGACAGCCGCCGCATCGCCGACGACGAGGTCGGCAAGCCGGCGGTCTTCGGCGCCATCCTGTCCGGCCAGCCGCTGGAGATTCACCGCAACATTTTCGAAGGCGACTATAGCCGCTTCCGGTCGGGGGTGTGGCAGTGCACGCCGGGCCTCGTCGCCATGAAGGACTGGCCCTATCACGAGTTCTGCGTCCTGCTGTCGGGCCGGGTCATCATCACGCCGGAGGGCGGGGTCCCGCGGGAATACAAGGCCGGCGACGCGCTGGTGCTGCCGATGGGCTTCACCGGCACCTGGGAGATCCTGGAGACGGTGCGCAAATACTATGCGGTGCAGGCGCGCCAGCCGCTGATGCGTCGGGTGAAGGAGCGGGTGAAAGGCTGGCTGCGGCCCGGCGCCAAGGGCGGTCGGACCACCGATGCGCAGGCCGGGGCCGCGTTCTGA
- a CDS encoding NUDIX hydrolase, with amino-acid sequence MPIESGESTGNPWTVLTSTTKYENAWMEVVEHKVLTPKGAPGIYGVVHPRSIATGVVPIHDDGTVTLVGQYRFPLKQYSWEIPEGGGRKGLEPQESAARELREETGLTARRWMPLMKLHLSNCITDEVAYTFVAWGLEQGESAPDETEVLAVRRLPFAEVIDMVLDGAITDAMAVASLLKLRVLAAEDGLPEDLASILRL; translated from the coding sequence GTGCCGATCGAATCCGGTGAGTCCACCGGCAATCCCTGGACCGTGCTGACCAGCACGACGAAATACGAAAACGCCTGGATGGAGGTGGTCGAACACAAGGTTCTGACCCCGAAGGGCGCCCCGGGAATCTACGGCGTCGTCCATCCCCGCAGCATCGCCACCGGCGTCGTGCCGATCCATGACGACGGGACGGTGACGCTGGTCGGCCAGTACCGCTTCCCGTTGAAGCAATACAGCTGGGAAATCCCCGAGGGCGGCGGGCGCAAGGGGTTGGAGCCGCAGGAATCCGCGGCGCGCGAACTGCGCGAGGAGACCGGCCTGACGGCGCGGCGCTGGATGCCGTTGATGAAGCTGCACCTGTCCAACTGCATCACCGACGAGGTGGCTTATACTTTCGTCGCCTGGGGCCTGGAGCAGGGCGAGTCCGCTCCCGACGAGACCGAGGTTCTGGCGGTGCGCCGCCTGCCTTTCGCCGAGGTGATCGACATGGTGCTGGACGGCGCCATCACCGACGCCATGGCGGTCGCCAGCCTGCTGAAGCTGCGGGTCCTGGCGGCGGAAGACGGGCTGCCCGAGGATCTCGCAAGCATTCTGCGCCTGTGA
- the acs gene encoding acetate--CoA ligase: MTDNSFFPVKPEIAATAHVNAEAYARMYEQSVKDPEAFWGEQGKRLDWIKPYSKVKDVNFNDDVHIRWFHDGTLNVSANCIDRHLATRGDQTAILFEGDDPGVSKAITYKELHEKVSRLANVLKKNGVKKGDRVTIYLPMIPEAAYAMLACTRIGAIHSIVFGGFSPDSLKDRIVDCDSHFVITSDEGLRGGRKVPLKANADKAVAGAPMVKHVLVVKHTGGDVAWTEGRDLWYHEEMESVSADCPPEEMSAEDPLFILYTSGSTGKPKGVLHTTGGYLVYASMTHQYVFDYKDGEVYWCTADVGWVTGHSYIVYGPLANGATTLMFEGVPTYPDVSRFWQVIDKHKVNIFYTAPTAIRSLMREGEGPVKKTSRASLRVLGSVGEPINPEAWLWYYNVVGDARCPIVDTWWQTETGGILITPLVGAIGQKPGSATKPFFGVQPVVVDNEGQILEGETEGNLCIADAWPGMMRTVYGDHERFVQTYFSTFPGKYFTGDGCRRDADGYYWITGRVDDVINVSGHRMGTAEVESALVAHPKVAEAAVVGYPHDLKGQGIYAYVTLNAGETPTEELRKELVAWVRKEIGPIASPDLIQWAPGLPKTRSGKIMRRILRKIAANEHDSLGDTSTLADPGVVTDLIDNRMNNG, encoded by the coding sequence ATGACCGACAACAGCTTCTTTCCGGTGAAGCCCGAGATCGCGGCGACCGCCCACGTGAATGCGGAAGCCTATGCCCGCATGTACGAGCAGTCGGTCAAGGACCCCGAGGCATTCTGGGGCGAGCAGGGCAAGCGGCTCGACTGGATCAAGCCCTACAGCAAGGTGAAGGATGTCAACTTCAACGACGACGTCCACATCCGCTGGTTCCACGACGGCACGCTGAACGTTTCCGCCAACTGCATCGACCGTCATCTGGCGACCCGCGGCGACCAGACCGCGATCCTGTTCGAAGGCGACGACCCCGGCGTTTCCAAGGCCATCACCTATAAGGAGCTGCACGAGAAGGTCTCGCGCCTCGCCAACGTCCTGAAGAAGAACGGCGTCAAGAAGGGCGACCGCGTCACCATCTACCTGCCGATGATCCCGGAGGCCGCCTATGCGATGCTGGCCTGCACCCGCATCGGCGCCATCCACTCCATCGTCTTCGGCGGCTTCTCGCCCGACAGCCTGAAGGACCGCATCGTCGACTGCGACAGCCACTTCGTCATCACCTCCGACGAGGGCCTGCGCGGCGGCCGCAAGGTGCCGCTGAAGGCCAACGCCGACAAGGCGGTGGCCGGCGCGCCGATGGTCAAGCATGTGCTGGTCGTCAAGCACACCGGCGGCGACGTCGCCTGGACCGAGGGCCGCGACCTCTGGTACCACGAGGAGATGGAGAGCGTCTCGGCCGACTGCCCGCCGGAAGAGATGAGCGCCGAGGATCCGCTGTTCATCCTCTACACCTCCGGGTCGACCGGCAAGCCGAAGGGCGTGCTCCACACCACCGGCGGCTATCTCGTCTATGCGTCGATGACCCACCAGTATGTCTTCGACTATAAGGACGGCGAGGTTTACTGGTGCACGGCCGACGTGGGTTGGGTCACCGGCCACAGCTACATCGTCTATGGCCCGCTTGCCAATGGCGCGACCACGCTGATGTTCGAAGGCGTGCCGACCTATCCGGACGTCTCGCGCTTCTGGCAGGTCATCGACAAGCACAAGGTCAACATCTTCTACACCGCGCCGACCGCCATCCGCTCGCTGATGCGTGAAGGCGAAGGCCCGGTGAAGAAGACCTCGCGCGCCTCGCTCCGCGTCCTGGGTTCGGTCGGCGAGCCGATCAATCCGGAAGCGTGGCTGTGGTATTACAATGTGGTTGGCGACGCCCGCTGCCCGATCGTCGACACCTGGTGGCAGACGGAGACCGGCGGCATCCTGATCACCCCGCTGGTCGGCGCCATCGGCCAGAAGCCGGGTTCGGCGACCAAGCCGTTCTTCGGCGTCCAGCCGGTCGTCGTCGACAACGAAGGCCAGATCCTGGAAGGCGAGACCGAGGGCAACCTCTGCATCGCCGATGCGTGGCCGGGCATGATGCGCACGGTCTATGGCGACCACGAGCGCTTCGTCCAGACCTACTTCTCGACCTTCCCGGGCAAGTACTTCACCGGTGACGGCTGCCGCCGCGACGCCGACGGCTATTACTGGATCACCGGCCGCGTCGACGACGTCATCAACGTGTCCGGCCACCGCATGGGCACCGCCGAGGTCGAAAGCGCCCTGGTCGCCCACCCGAAGGTCGCCGAGGCCGCGGTCGTCGGCTATCCGCACGACCTGAAGGGCCAGGGCATCTACGCCTATGTCACCCTGAACGCCGGCGAGACCCCGACGGAAGAGCTGCGCAAGGAACTGGTCGCCTGGGTCCGCAAGGAGATCGGCCCGATTGCCTCGCCCGACCTGATCCAGTGGGCCCCCGGCCTGCCGAAGACCCGCTCCGGCAAGATCATGCGCCGCATTCTGCGCAAGATCGCCGCGAACGAGCATGACAGCCTGGGCGACACCTCGACGCTCGCCGATCCGGGTGTCGTGACCGACCTGATCGACAACCGCATGAACAACGGTTGA
- a CDS encoding EVE domain-containing protein, which translates to MAYWLVKSEPFKYSWDRMVADGRTHWDGVRNYQASNNLKAMEVGDRAFFYHSNEGLEIVGIVEIVRTYYPDPSDESGRFGMVDVAPVMPVKTPVTLKQIKADPLLQSMALVRQSRLSVCPVSEEEWARVCDLAGVGVPA; encoded by the coding sequence ATGGCCTACTGGCTGGTGAAATCCGAGCCGTTCAAATATTCCTGGGACCGCATGGTCGCCGACGGCCGGACCCATTGGGACGGGGTGCGCAATTACCAGGCGTCCAACAATCTGAAGGCGATGGAGGTGGGCGACCGCGCCTTCTTCTATCACTCCAACGAAGGGCTGGAGATCGTCGGCATCGTCGAGATCGTCCGCACCTATTACCCGGACCCCAGCGACGAGTCCGGCCGCTTCGGCATGGTCGACGTCGCCCCGGTGATGCCGGTGAAGACGCCCGTCACGCTGAAGCAGATCAAGGCCGACCCGCTGCTGCAGTCGATGGCCCTGGTCCGCCAGTCCCGCCTGTCGGTCTGCCCGGTCAGCGAGGAGGAATGGGCCCGCGTGTGCGATCTGGCGGGGGTCGGAGTGCCGGCTTGA
- a CDS encoding YciI family protein, whose protein sequence is MLFMFHCVDKAGAADIRAANRAEHLAYLEANADRIFVAGPLLSDDQSGMVGSLLIVECADAAAAQAFAASDPYAKAGLFDSVTIRPWRRVYPKA, encoded by the coding sequence ATGCTGTTCATGTTCCATTGCGTCGACAAGGCGGGTGCCGCCGATATCCGCGCCGCCAACCGTGCCGAGCATCTGGCCTATCTGGAGGCCAACGCCGACCGCATCTTCGTCGCCGGCCCGCTGCTGTCGGACGACCAGAGCGGCATGGTCGGCAGCCTGCTGATCGTCGAGTGTGCCGATGCCGCCGCCGCGCAAGCCTTCGCCGCCAGCGACCCCTATGCCAAGGCCGGCCTGTTCGACAGCGTGACGATCCGGCCCTGGCGCCGCGTCTACCCCAAGGCCTGA
- the lpxD gene encoding UDP-3-O-(3-hydroxymyristoyl)glucosamine N-acyltransferase has translation MTQAPRTLTEIAAALGAVVEGDGSLTIRRAVHPSEAEGPEDLALAMDKDLMALLPGSKAVAAVVAEGVEVPDTIKGRIVVKRPRYAMAGMLDIFEKPVHAEPGVSPQAYVAPDAVVAPDASIAPFAYVGPRARIGAGVIILPHVTVGADAVIGEGCLLHPGARIGERVEMGARCIIHPNAAVGNDGFSFVTPEPGSVESAKTTGRVVGTNVLIRRVNSIGTVILGDDVEIGAGATIDRGTVTATRIGNGTKIDNLVQIGHNVQVGTNCMLCGHVGIAGSTVIGDRVVLAGKVGVADHVKIGSDAVVAANSGVGMDIPPKSVWMGYPAVPRARAFEQYKGLARLKRLYADVSDLKKRLTAIDGGPVKVEAPETEQQE, from the coding sequence ATGACCCAGGCTCCCCGTACCCTCACCGAGATCGCCGCAGCGCTGGGCGCCGTGGTCGAAGGCGACGGCTCCCTCACCATCCGCCGCGCCGTCCACCCGTCGGAAGCGGAGGGGCCGGAGGATCTGGCGCTGGCGATGGACAAGGACCTGATGGCCCTGCTGCCTGGCAGCAAGGCGGTCGCCGCCGTGGTCGCCGAAGGGGTCGAGGTTCCGGACACGATCAAGGGCCGCATCGTGGTGAAGCGTCCGCGCTATGCCATGGCCGGGATGCTCGACATCTTCGAAAAGCCGGTCCATGCCGAACCGGGCGTGTCGCCGCAGGCCTATGTGGCGCCCGACGCCGTGGTGGCGCCCGATGCCTCGATCGCCCCCTTCGCCTATGTCGGTCCGCGCGCCCGCATCGGTGCCGGGGTCATCATCCTGCCGCACGTCACCGTCGGCGCCGACGCGGTGATCGGCGAGGGCTGCCTGCTGCATCCCGGCGCCCGCATCGGCGAACGGGTGGAGATGGGCGCCCGCTGCATCATCCATCCCAATGCCGCGGTCGGCAATGACGGCTTCAGCTTCGTCACGCCGGAGCCGGGCAGCGTCGAATCGGCCAAGACCACCGGCCGCGTCGTCGGCACCAACGTGCTGATCCGCCGGGTGAACTCCATCGGTACGGTGATCCTCGGCGACGATGTCGAAATCGGCGCCGGCGCCACCATCGACCGCGGCACGGTGACGGCCACCCGCATCGGCAACGGCACCAAGATCGACAACCTCGTCCAGATCGGCCACAACGTCCAGGTCGGCACCAACTGCATGCTGTGCGGCCATGTCGGCATCGCCGGCAGCACGGTGATCGGCGACCGCGTGGTGCTGGCCGGCAAGGTCGGCGTGGCCGACCATGTGAAGATCGGCAGCGACGCGGTGGTGGCCGCCAATTCCGGCGTCGGCATGGACATTCCGCCGAAGTCGGTGTGGATGGGCTATCCCGCCGTGCCGCGCGCCCGCGCCTTCGAACAATACAAGGGCCTCGCCCGCCTGAAGCGCCTGTATGCCGACGTCTCCGACCTGAAGAAGCGCCTGACCGCCATCGACGGCGGGCCGGTGAAGGTCGAGGCGCCGGAGACGGAGCAGCAGGAATAG
- a CDS encoding DctP family TRAP transporter solute-binding subunit: MKSLKALLAGIALAALTVPALVAGAANAADYKAEYKLSTVLGKPFPWGVGGDRWAELVKEKTGGRINIKMYPGTSLVNGDQTKEFTALRQGTIDMAVGSTINWSPQVKELNLFSLPFLMPDHKALDALTQGEVGKTLFDLLATKDVVPLAWGENGFREISNSKHPIRKPADLKGMKIRVVGSPLYLDTFTALGANPTQMSWADAQPALSTGAVDGQENPLAIFVAAKLATLGQKNLTLWGYVADPLIFVVNKDVWASWSKEDQEAVRAAAVQAAAEEVALSRKGITAEDDSLLKEITAQGVEVVRLTPEEQKAFQTATQPVFDKWTKQIGPDLVKAAQSAIAARK, from the coding sequence ATGAAATCGCTGAAGGCTCTGCTCGCCGGCATCGCGCTGGCCGCGCTGACGGTTCCGGCCTTGGTTGCCGGTGCGGCGAACGCTGCCGACTACAAGGCGGAGTACAAGCTTTCCACCGTTCTGGGCAAGCCCTTCCCCTGGGGCGTCGGCGGCGACCGCTGGGCCGAGCTGGTCAAGGAGAAGACCGGTGGCCGCATCAACATCAAGATGTATCCCGGCACCTCGCTGGTGAACGGCGACCAGACCAAGGAATTCACCGCGCTCCGCCAGGGCACCATCGACATGGCGGTCGGCTCCACCATCAACTGGTCGCCGCAGGTGAAGGAGCTGAACCTCTTCTCCCTGCCCTTCCTGATGCCCGACCACAAGGCGCTGGACGCCCTGACCCAGGGCGAGGTGGGCAAGACGCTGTTCGACCTGCTCGCCACCAAGGACGTGGTGCCGCTGGCCTGGGGCGAGAACGGCTTCCGCGAGATCTCCAACTCCAAGCACCCGATCCGCAAGCCGGCCGACCTGAAGGGGATGAAGATCCGCGTCGTCGGCTCGCCGCTCTATCTCGACACCTTCACCGCGCTGGGCGCCAACCCGACGCAGATGAGCTGGGCCGACGCGCAGCCGGCGCTGTCCACCGGCGCCGTCGATGGGCAGGAGAACCCGCTGGCCATCTTCGTCGCCGCCAAGCTCGCCACGCTGGGGCAGAAGAACCTGACCCTGTGGGGCTATGTCGCCGACCCGCTGATCTTCGTCGTCAACAAGGACGTCTGGGCCAGCTGGTCGAAGGAAGACCAGGAGGCGGTGCGCGCCGCCGCCGTGCAGGCCGCGGCGGAAGAGGTGGCACTCTCCCGCAAGGGCATCACCGCCGAGGACGACAGCCTGCTGAAGGAGATCACCGCCCAGGGCGTCGAGGTGGTGCGCCTGACGCCGGAGGAGCAGAAGGCCTTCCAGACCGCCACCCAGCCGGTCTTCGACAAGTGGACCAAGCAGATCGGCCCCGATCTGGTGAAGGCGGCGCAATCCGCCATCGCCGCGCGGAAGTGA